The sequence TACCAAAACAAAAAGCTTTTTCACCCCCAGCTTCCTAAGTCAGTAAGTTGCTTCATGAATTCACATTCGTTCTATTTATATTTGCAGTAACTCTTTATGTGTCCATAAAGCTacttccaaataaaaaaagccaTTTTACCCCGACTTCCAAAGTTATTTTTTCCACTACTTGATGTCATGTTTGTTCTAATCATATTTGTAGTTTACTTCCTTCCCCCATTTTTCCCTCCTCATCTTAATTAGAGGTTCACAATATTGAAACATAttagcaagaaaaagaaaaaaacacaaacaattaGGGTGTGTTTCTAAATTCCCTATGCCATTGCCATTAAAAAGGTTCACTCTTTGTTAATTAAATCAATCCTAATAATACCCCCATTGAATAATGAGTTGTTGTTTCCAAACACAATACTCTCATGATGCAATGTAATTATTTCATAACACCTTCAAGGAAGACCATTTCAGTTGCGGTGTCAGTTTCtccattaataaaaaattcaatacacCGAAAGCAGACATAATTTCAACTACCATATCtgcttaataaaatttaatttaacgAAATCAAAGTCAAATGAAACGCTGGTGCCTCCTTACCAACAAAGAGTTTTTCCTAGAAAGATTACTGGAGTAATATCAACCCTACTAAGGAACTGCTTTATTGAGTTCCAACCAGAAGGCACATAATGGAAGAAGTTCCTAAAATGCTCGCAAAACTACAAATGATATTTGCCACATAAAATATCAACTGCAAACAACAGCGTCGATAATGATATCACACAAcgacaaacccaaaaaaaaaaattaaaaaaatctactGAAACAAGAAATCACCACACGCGTCAAACGCATGATATAACTCGCGTTCCCACGTAGATTTAAATAACATACAACatgtaaaaataaactaaacattCAAAAATGTAACAGTATATAATTAACACAGAAAATGCACCAAGACAACCATATCACCACACTAATTGAAATTAAACAACCATAATCTAGCAGAAAAAACCTTGAAAGGAGCATAAATCAGCCATAATCTAGCAGAAAAAACTTTGAATGGAGCATAAATCAGCAATGACCGGAAAAACTAAGATACAGATTGAATGCGAAATTCCCACAATTACTTCAACCAAAAATAACATCCACAGCAATCCACGCATTGCAATTCAATTTCATACACAATCATAGCTCAACCAAAATTCACTTTCACACACGCAGGCACAGAAGGAAACAATGACACTCTAAATTatccaatttcatcaatttgaCCCTAGTGTACTGTTTGGCCACTGAGAAACCTAGcgtaaaagggaaaaaggaatcCAGAGCTTTGAAACCTTATATTCTCCGTGTATTCGTTCcagagaaaaagaaactttaAATTTCGTTATGGAGGCAACTAGACCAGAAAATGTAAGATTTCAAATCAGTTTCTCTCTCCTCTGCTGAATTTTctcagaaaccaaaaaaaatctaacgaacacaaaaataaaagcaaaatcgATAATTATATTACCTAAAAAGaactaatttataaaaaaacagAGCCACTCAAAACACGATCAATTGAAAGAAACTAGTATAAAATTATACGAATTAATAACAGAATGATGAACTTTCACTCTGCGGAGAGAGACGCCTCGGTCGCCAATTCAAACACGGTGAGACTGATCCAACTCAGTCTTCGTAGCTCCGATTCGCCTTTGCGGTGACTCGCTGATGTTTGAGTTTgcgaaagagagagagagagagagagagagagagagaaacagagttCGAAAAATaatacaagagagagagagaaacaaagttttagggaaaagaaaagattaattGAATCAAAGGATTATGTACCACCGGTCAAAGAGAAATTTCCTCAAACACATGACATGTACCCATACTCTTGCTCAAGCGACTGCATCCAAAATTAAGCCAAACATTCAAACTTTCtcttcaggaaaaaaaaaaaaacccaaatgcaAAAAATTGCCAATGCAGAGATCATACCTTGCCGAGAATGTGAGCGCTGTAGTGTTAGCAAGTGTCGCAGCCTTCGTCGGATTCAAAAGTGAAGAGCTTGAGCTCAAAATCAGACTCCAGAGGCCTAGACATGTCCCACAGAACCCCATTGACCTCAGAAATCAAAGCGTTGGCAGCCAAACTCTTCGAAATCTCTCTCGCATGTCACCCACTTCTTCCCTTCCTTCACAGTCCCATCCGGCAACGTAatcgttcaaaaaaaaaaaaaaaaaaaaaacaaagaaaatttcaaattagaattgaGTGAGGGTGAAAAATCTAGGCTAGGGCTAGGGTGAGGAGGATCGGCGGTAGAGAGGGGTGGGTTGAAGGTAAGGGTTTGGGAGTCAAAGGGAGAGAGTGACAGAAAAGGTGAGAGATCGGGTTAGAAATCAGAGACtactttagggttttttttttttttttttttaatttataccAAACCTGTAGCCGCATTCCGCATTTAAATAAACGCAGCTACAGACATGCTTTAAGCCTAAAAATATCGGATGgatctatagccgcgtttttaaaacgcggcctaagccCTCCCCATAAACATAGTTCAAGCAtcaaaaaacgcggctatagagcTGGTCTTGGGGCTGCAACCGGCAAACGCAACTCAAAGCAGTCAATAGCTGCGTTTTTGTAAACGCCGCTTAAAAACTCGGGTTTTTTGTAGTGAGGATCTTGTCATTACTCAGGGAAGTGATCCCACCGACACTAACAGATACAATTCCATGTCCTTTTACCTCTTTCCCTTGGCTACACTAGATTCAACCAAAAGACAAATCCAAATCACTTCACCCCTTTTTCACTTGAGTTAGGGGAGAGGAAAAATCTTTTACTAGGAATTTATGAGTATAGTTGTACACATCTTACTTTTATGAAACAATAGCACCCCATGTAAAACgtgtacatatattttttacaatgcTCGCATTAGTAGAATGAATACGGCAATATCCAATTGCAGAACTGTAAGTCATCCATCTTCccaaattcatttacatatttttctctcttatcaAAATCTTATCTTTGTTATGATAATATTATTCCATCTGactattatacaaaattttacaagaGACTTATGTCATGCAATGAATGAAGCCAAACCAGATAGCAGAATTAGATTAAAACCAGCGTACACTTCACTAAGGAGATGCATTGGGGTTTGTGTTGGAAATATGTCGGACTTCATATAGATTATCTTCACTCTTTCCTGCATACAGAAGCATATAAGAATTCTGTTTGCTATGTAATGCAGTGTGTGCTTTTCAAGCTTCTGAGATTTTCACTTAATTTAAAGCAattgaacataaaataattacCAACTTCAGCCGCAATCCCTGGTCCAAAGAATGAAGCAAAATTTTCCTACACCCATGATTGGCAATCAAAATCAGCATGCAGTGGTACTCAACTGATCTAAGCCCTAAGGATTACAAACAGAACTACTAAGGGTCCAAAGCCTTGTCATTACACGATCTTCATGAAATATTTGAACCATACACAGAAAGTCCttttgaatgaatgaatgaatgacaTACACAGAAAGTCCTGAAAGGGCATAACACTGTTTTACCTGTCTTTTTTCAAAATCTGACAACTTAAGAGCTTTGGCCTCAAACACCAGGACTAAACAGTATTTACCATTTCTGTGACCTAAGACATGGTAGCAAGTGTATCAGAAAGTGGGTTATGCTCATGACATACAAATTCCAACAATGAAATGCCAATCTAAAAAGTACTAGTTCGATAAATAAGGTCTCTGTCAAACGGTAAACGGTCTCAAGTATCAACATATGTATAATAACGGAAAAATGATCATATAAGTATCAGGATTTAGGAAGGCTAGTTGTAAAATATTGCAAAAGATATCATATTGGATGACCTCAGACAATAGAAGGCTCTACGTATCTACATATTTGCAAGATGCCAAAATATAGGTGGGCAACCAAAATGGTCAAATATGCTTTTTGCACACAATAAGAAAACTCATATTGAAGTAGAGCCTACAAAGacaaatgaaatattttttgggagattttaatgaaatattgtTTGCTGAAGAGAAGCAAGGATGGTTGGACCGCCCTGAAAGACAAATGTAGGGATTTAGGGATGCATTGGATGACTAACGTCTAAAGGACCTTGGCTTCAATGGTTTTCCTTTCACTTGGTGTAATCGTAGACTAGGTGACCAAAATGTTTGGGTTCGATTGGATAGAGGTGTGGCATCAATAGATTGGATTCTCCGCTTCTTGGCTACTCGTATTCAACATCTTGAGGCCTTCCACTCAGACCATAAACCGCTTCTACTTGTTTCGGATTCTAAACTCAAGCACTTCTATAGGATTTGGCTGAAAGACAATTCTATTGAGGCGGTAGTGCAAGAttcatggggaaaccaaactgTTACTAATTCGATTTGGAGGTTCAATGACAAAATTCAGGCCTACCAAGACAACCTAAAGGTGTGGAATAAAAACACGTTTGGCCATGTTCAGAATTCTTTAACTAAAAAACTTAAGAAGCTGAAGGTTGTTGAGGAGAATGGGTGCTACAGAACCAATCCAGAGATGATATATAAGCTGAGGGGGGATATTCAAAGTCTCAAAAACAGGGAGGAAAGCATGTGGAAACAGAGGTCTCGCAATGCCTGGCTCAAGGAAGGAGACAGTAAAACCAGGTTCTTCCACTGTCGTGTCACCCAACAGAATCACCGTAATTTTATTGAGGGCTTGGAAGACGAGTCAGGGGTGTGGGTGGATGAGGAAACTCGGATGGGCAATGTGCTTGTGCAGTATTTCAACTCCATCTTTACATCCTCTGACCGAGCAAGTTTTGAGGAGACTATAAATGGCATCCAACCAACCATGACTGAGGAAGCAACAAGTTTCTTAGCCCGAGACTTTCAAGCAGTGGAGGTCTAGCTTGTACTTAAACAAATGGCATCACTTACTGCTCCAGGGCCCGACGATATGTCTCCcattttttataagtctttCTAGCATATTGTGGTTGATGACGTAATTGCAGTTGTCCTTAAGGCCCTTAACACTGGTGTTATTCATGAATCCCTTAATAGCTCTTTTATTACATTGATCCCAAAAATCAAACATCCAAAAAAGGTTTCTGATTTTCTGCCAATAAGCTTGTGTAATGTCATTTATAAACTCATTTCTAAAGTTGTGGTGAATCGGCTGAAAAATTCCTAGTTCAAGCTATTCCTGAATCCCAAAGTGCTTTCTTGTCGGGAAGACTAATTTCTGATAATATCCGTGTGGCATTTGAAACATTGTATTATCTTAAAAGAAAGACCCAAGGGAAGTTAGGATATATGACACTCAAACTGGACATGAGCAAAACTTATGACTGGATGGAATGGGTTTTCTTGGAAAAAATCATGCAGCATTTGGGACTCAAGGAAAAGATGGTAAGTATTATTATGTCTTGTTTAAGATCTGTCTCTTACTCTATGCTTCTTAATGGGCAACCTATAGGAAACATCAAACCAAGTTGGGGATTGCAACAGGGGGACCCactatctttatatttatttctcaTGTGTACAATGGGACTCCAAAGTTTGATTCACAAAGCTAAAGTTGAGGGACTCATTCAAGGTGTAGCAATTTGCAGAAACGGCCCAAGgatttcacatttattttttgcagatgatagtgtACTATTTTGTCGAGCAAAAGAGGATGAATGTCAAAAAATCCTTGATATCCTAGTTGTTTATGAGAGAGAGTCAGTGCAGAAAATTAATCGTGACaagacaaatattttttttagttccaaTACCCTTCATAAAACCCAGGTTCGGATCCAACAACTTCTAGCGTTCCAACTATCAgacaatatgaaaaatatttgggtctTCCCGCTCTTGTAGGCCAAGCAAAGAAGCAAAGCTTCATTTATTTGAAGAAAAGGGTGTGGAAAAAACTccaagggtggaaggaaaagctTTTATTCCAAGCTGGGAGGGAAGTCTTAACTAAATCGATATACGATAAGTTGTTTCAAGTTTCCAAAGGGGCTTATAAAAGAGTTGGAGGTCTTAATATGTAAGTTTTGGTAGGGATATAATGGTAATAATAGGAAGGTTCATTAGGTGAAGTGGGAGAAATTATTTAAGGCCAAAGAAGTAGGTGGTTTGCGCTTTAAAGAAATTGAGAAGTTCAATGATGCACTACTAGCTAAGCAAGTTTGGCGTATGATTAATAATTTAGACTCCTTGTGTCATCATGTATTCAAGGCTATATTTTTCCCGGACTGCTTTATTTTAAAGGCTAAAGACTCAATTGTTGGGTCTTATGCGTGGAAAAGCATCCTTAGTGCGAGAGATGTGATCCGAAAAGGGTTGGTTTGGCGTATTGGAAATGGTGAATCAATGCGAATTAAAAGGGATAAGTGGCTGCCTGCACAGCCGAGCAAGTCTGTCATCTCCTCGATCCCTCATATGGCAACTGATTCTGAAAGTTCAactagtgtgtaaaacactaatgaatgtttagacccccaatattAACAATAACAACACAAGTTTATacacaaataatatatgtgcggaatgatgtatataagttataaccaaataggtaaaacactctaaaccataattaattacaaacacagtagcaattaaaaggtaaagagtaagggaagagagatgcaaacacaaagataacatcGACacatgttattgaagaggaaaccgaaaaacTCGACAAAAAACTTCttcgctgccctccaagcgatcaaatgatccactaaagaatacaattgggatacatgaatagcagaagaccctccaagccgaatctacccaatgcacttAAGCCCTCAAAACTTCTTGCTACAATAGGGTTACGCTTAAacttgtcttctttagcttcccGAATCCCATAATAAGCCCATTGCATTAACCAAGTAAATTTTTCATCTCTGAACTGTTTCCTaagtaccaaaatacctcctcactgATATGGGCATGATGAGACAAGGATTTGGcaaaatgtacctctcaaggatatgtcaatggagatggtgaaagtagaggaatttagagaatcaaatgatgaagattgtggatgagtcaatcttgtttttttctagggtttctctctcaaaattctctctggaaactctctacattttgtggatataagggtatttatagtagtgtatGTGAGGAACGTGAAAAGTCGGTTTTCAAACAGGGCATTCTAGTGACTCAGCCTCATGACTGGAACAAGTCGTGAGCTAACTGCCTAgctaaactatatatttttgttctgtagtgctccagctgtcgTGATCCTTTAGTTCCCTActtgcttcacacgtgtgccacttTGGCAacttgccagtcgcgagtcagtcgcgagatctagtcgtGAAACTCCATTGATTTGCAcacatcttgagttttcttcacactctcttacacacaacccttacatgattcccacctaaatacagggtatctaattgctaaaatacaagaaaatttggcacaaaataaagccaacacatggttgaataaattcaaccttacagattCTAAGGTCAGTGAGCTCATAGACTATGATAGTGTAGTGTGGAAAGCTGATTTGGTGTAACAAATTTTCTACCTCATGAAGCTTCGACAATCTTAGGCATTCCACTAAGTGAAAGGCTCTCCCTTGACCACATCATTTGGGCTTATACACCTTCGGGTATGTTCAATACCAGTAGCGCTTATAAATTCCTTGTATCTTGCGATTCGGCTTCTAGTGCAGGTACTTCAAATCTGGAAGCTTAGAGGCATttttggaaaagcatttggcaTCTTCAAGCTCCAAATAAAATTAAGCATTTCATTTGGAAAGCTTGCAATAATGCTTTACCAACCATGGCGAACCTCCATCAACATCACATTGTCACAACAGCAACTTGTGAAGGCTGCAAAGAATTACCCAAGGATCCTCTtttaaagttgtgatttacaactatattttatgttggctttattccatgacaaaaaaatgttgtaattactttaattttgttccttatattttgtgggattttattgtattgggtttaatataaaattggtgAAGAATCGAGTATGAAATGAAAATTAGTGCATTTCGCAACTAGCTCGCAAGAAGTTCACGAGAAGGGTTCTTACGAAAAGggcatgtgagaagcacatgactggaagttgaagagtcatgccaggctATCAATTTCGCAAGTATTTCGCtagtaaggccttcccgcaagATACCTGTGAGACTCTCTACTTGGAGaaattttaagtgtgactttcatACCTTTcacctataatatatataccctcattacccacaaaagtgtaaggaggccattcagagagaaaaactctaaataagttttctacaacacacatacccatcttttagagagagagagctactcatccttagtgagaaatcattgtagcctcttctccttccctctcctattatcataccttgagaggaaatttatacccaaacacaacccacaccttttcaaagtgtagagagtgttttggaggtTGGGAAActttggggatttgccaaaagaagccggtgaggtTTGGCAAATGCAATTGAGCATATTACGGGATTCAAAAAGttagacaagacatggttccgagaagtcttgttggagtaggagtttggaggtcttaggtacattgggtagattaggtttggagggtctcttgTTATTCGTGTATCCTAActtattgtctagtggatcaatttatcgcttggagggtggcagagaggtttttcgccgagttcttcggtttcctctttgataacacatgaCTATGTTATCTtctgtttgcatctctctttccttactcttgtgctttacttttattgtttgttgttcatgtttatgcactaaaGTAGTATCGGTTGATTGCatttcatttactcttgtttccacacttagataagttagagtaaaagcaatctagccgtaatcTTTTAATTTGGGGTCCAAacaactcttgtgtttttaacacattttcgagctttcaccTCTGCATGCTTTCTGGCATTGCAAAGAAATATCATGTGTATGGTGCTCACTGGACTGGTTCAACCAAGATGTATCATCCCAGCCTGTGTCCTTCAGCGATCTCCTCTCCATGTTCATGCAATCTCGAGATGATTTCAGACTGGAGCTCTTCTCAATCATAGCCTAGCTCTTGTGGAACAGACAAAATGCTAGTCACTTTGGGCGGTCCGTTCATCCTCTCTCCAGTTTATGCAGTATGGCAGGCAACCTTCTCTAAGAATACCTTATAGCCCAGAATAAGGTCCCAGTGCCCCCGGTCCAGCCATTATGCAGCAATGGCGACCCCCTGACCATGATATTTATAAGGTTAACTTCAATGCGGCTACCTTCAGCTCATCTAATTCAGTAGGCATTAGAGTGATTGTGTGTGACTATGTTGGGGAAGCAATAGGAGCTCTTTCAATGACTATCCCTCTGCCTCAATCAGTAGCAGATGTGAAGGCTCTAGCTTGCTACCAAGCTGTGAAATTCGCAACAGAGATTGGCCTGTCTCGAGTGGTGTTTGAAGGTGACTCAGTTGTGATCATCAATGCGCTTAACAAAGCCACTGGGGATTTGGCTAGTTATGGAACTATTTTAGAGGACATTCGTGCATTAGTTTCAGGTTTTCAGTTGGTAGAATTTAATCATGTACCACGTAATTTGTAACTCAATCGCTGATGCTCTAGCAAAGAAAGCGAACTTTGTGTTAAGTCTACAGGTCTGGTTGGAAGACATTCCCTTAGACATTGTCCCTCTTGTTTTAAGGGATGTCCATTAATTTTTCTGATTTGAATAAATTCCAAGGCTTTAAGGTCtggtttctcaacaaaaaaagaaaagaaaaaaaaacacattttacaataaaaaataaaattgaaaaaaacaaagttatgtttctataactattagaccaattactttttttaagagtatcattggactaattcaaataattcaaatattttgggaggacaacttttatttttgtaggctaaattttgaaagtattaaaataattatatatataaagggaaatttcaaaattttggggacCTGTTCCTTAACCCTTgtacatatatgtgtgtgaaattgatagttataatatttaacaaatttgtCACGTTAGTAAAATTGTCACCTCATTTCTCtccgtctttttttttttttttttgataatcaaaagGGGGGGCAAGGGCGACCATATGTGACTTACCCACCAAAGCATGACCTAATAGGGGCACCTCCACACTAGGGAATGTTGGATTGAGCCATAACTATTGTGACCAGGGTGCCACAAACCTTACCCTAGCACCCCAAGAGAGCCAGCAGATGAGGCGCAATGCAAGCTAGGAGCCCACCCCCCAGATGGTACCCGCCACAACTCGAACAAGGGACCTTGTGCTTGCATGTGGGATCTCACCCACTAGGCCAGCCCTCCTGGGGATCATTTCTCTCTGTCGGACAATAAAACTAATGAAAGAAGATAGAgggaaacaatttattttaatcatttttatccTTATAAGATTGGAAGGGATTTTAATGcaactttgttttttaaatactatCATAGATTTGGCTATGAAATGCCACGTATAAACTCAAAATGATGGTGTAAATTCAATAAAACTTTTGGAGCATTCCTCAGCAAAGAAAAATTGTGTGGAGCCATGTATAAGCTAAGGTTCTATGCAAAAGTATATACGTAGAAGTTGGTCCATATTCTCATCTCAACAGCTATAGTCATTATAATAGACCACAATAAATAACAAGAGTAGAGTGTAGACAAATTATAAAACGAATTCAGTACAGGAACTGTCTGTACATTGGAAACATAAGGATAGACTCTAAACTGTCATAAACACCACCTCTAGTCCTTTTATTTCATAAATCTCCACACATCCAATTAATTTGgacaataataataaggaaaaacGCTGGATCGATAATAGTAAGAAAAACTATATAAAGACTATTATACTAGGGGCGGTGTTTGTTTTACACAGTAGTATGTTTTATACACACGTACATtgtaaaacaagttttttttttttttttttttttttgccttataTGATTATTCCTATTCTGCATTGAGAACCTCCCAAAGGTCCATATCAAGAGATAAGTCACCCCAATAATTCAGGACATCCTCATCTAGAGTGTCCCCCACAACTTTTGCCTCTGGTGCCATTTCCTCCGCCCAAAAGATTTCTTTGGGCACTTCATTCAACCTGCCACATTGCGTACATGTGGCTCTCTCATCAAGTTCCCCGCAATTTGACAAGCTTTCCCACCAGTTAATCCTACTCTCCGATTGCATTGGTGTTTGAGATATGTCTCTGATATCTTCCTTTTTTTGAAAGCTTCCTACAATTGCAGGTTTCCCACTTAACCAAGTTAAGTTTTTGGAGAAGGTCCAAGGTTGTGGCTTTATTACGTTCACTTTCACCATATCTTGGGGCTTTTCTTTCAGCTTGGTGATGTGTGAACTTCCCTTTTTGAGGAGGTGTGTATTCCAATAGTTTTTCACATCATTAGCTGTTCTTCCCGGAAGTCTACCTGCAATAAGTGACCAtctatacaaaaaaagaaaagttcaaataattattgattaactTGTAATCTGTTTACTAAAGAAGACCATGTTATCATGCATAAACAATAAGGGAAAAAATTAGTGGCAAATGACTTTAGGTTTTTAGCGAGGGGGGAGCTGTATTTAAACTAGAATCtctatacttctttttttttctttttttcttttttttttttgttgagaatcaTATTCTTCAGTTTACTAAGACAATTGTAATGAATTCCTACtaataattaccataattatcaaattttatatttaaactaaaaataaaagagagtgaaaaattatattttattaaacaagACTCCTAATG is a genomic window of Quercus lobata isolate SW786 chromosome 2, ValleyOak3.0 Primary Assembly, whole genome shotgun sequence containing:
- the LOC115967033 gene encoding transcription factor MYB113-like, whose translation is MTITEDDLDSRLPGRTANDVKNYWNTHLLKKGSSHITKLKEKPQDMVKVNVIKPQPWTFSKNLTWLSGKPAIVGSFQKKEDIRDISQTPMQSESRINWWESLSNCGELDERATCTQCGRLNEVPKEIFWAEEMAPEAKVVGDTLDEDVLNYWGDLSLDMDLWEVLNAE